The genomic interval TTTGGTTGAGACGCTTGATCACGCTCTCGGTCAAATGGGAAAAGAGCTTGAGCAGGGCCACGCCACTATCCTGATCATCTGCTCCCGGCCATTCCGGCGTGTAGTGCGGCAGCCGTTGCTTGAGCAGCGCCAGCAGGTCGCTGAATTTTCTCGGATCAATTTTGGGCTTTTCGCGAGCCATGGCCTCAAGTTCCTTCGGACAAGTAGAAGGGATAAACGAGATTGAATTCGTTGTTGGTTTCGCGCACGCGATAGTCGATGCTGATCAGCAGTTTGCCGTTGCCGGCTTCCGCGGTGGAGATTTCGATCTTGATCAAGTCAACGCGCGGCTCCCAGCGCGTCAGGGCCTCGCGCACGCTGGCTTCAATCGCGCCCAGGGTGGCTTTGTTCATGGAGGCGAAGACGAGATCATGAATGCCGCAGCCGAATTCCGGCCGCATCACGCGCTCGCCCGGCGCGGTGGAGAGGATGATCCAGATCGCCTCGCGAATATCCTGCTCGAACTCGGACATGGCGATTTTGCCGCTGCTGAGATTCACCATTACCGGAAACTTCCAGCCGCGGCCAAGAAATGATTTGGGCATGACTGCTTCTCTGTTTAGCCGATCAGCACCGTCGGTTCGCCGACTGCTATGGAGTTCGGCGGCCCGCTTTCGACAATCATATCGCCCTGGCGCACTGCCGGCAGGTTGTTGATCAAGACCGTGACGCTGCCCACCGCCACCATGCCGCCCACATGGGGCACCACGCCGGTAAACAACGGGCAGGTGTGAAAATCACTGCCGGCTCGCCAAGCCGGCTTGCCGCCGATGAGCACGTTCACACTGCCGGGGCCGGGGCTCAACGGCGTGCCGTGATTAGTTGGATCGCCAACGCGCGCTGCGGGCATTCCCATAGGTGTTCCTCG from Cytophagia bacterium CHB2 carries:
- a CDS encoding GPW/gp25 family protein; its protein translation is MPKSFLGRGWKFPVMVNLSSGKIAMSEFEQDIREAIWIILSTAPGERVMRPEFGCGIHDLVFASMNKATLGAIEASVREALTRWEPRVDLIKIEISTAEAGNGKLLISIDYRVRETNNEFNLVYPFYLSEGT